GGCTAAACTGGCTTACGATCTAATCGTTCAGAATGGCTATCATCAATCCGCAGATTTTGAGTTAATCTTAGCTGTGCTTCGTTGCGTTTCACCCGTTGCCCGCGCCGGGGCCTATAGTTGGATTGAAGCCAACCGGGAACGCTATCTAGAATCTAGTCAGTTCATTGCAGATTTAGTCCTCTCTGAGTATACAGACACTCGTGCCTTTGCTCGTCGCTTGCTCAGTAGTTCTGTAATTAGCGATGCAACGGCAAAAGTCTTAATCGGTAGAATTATTGCAGGCTTAATCTCGCTGACTCCTGCCCAAGCGGAACTGGCGAAAGAGGTTGGCGAAACGCTGGTTGTTTGCTTTGCGCCGCAGTTACGTCAAATTGGGTTAGGCGTTGTCATAGATTTATTGCGCCATCCGCTACCGGAAGTGCAAGAAACGGGGGCGAGAATTCTCCTCAACCACGCTACACCCGCCGTTGAGTTACCGCCGAATTTGATTGAATCTCTGATAGAGTCGCCCTATGAAGCGGTTCGGGTAATTGGGGTACGGATTTTGGGACAATTACCTGATGATAGACTCATGCGCGATCGCACTTTGTTAGTGGCAATGGCGGTGAGTTCCGTTCCTGACCTACGCGCAGGGATTCAATCGACCATTCGCCGCTTAGGCGATCGCTATCCTGATTTTAGTACGCAAATCGCCACAGATTTAATCGAAGTTCTGCTGTCACCCGAAAAACACGAGGGCGTTCACAATGACGTAGTGCAATTACTCAAAAGTCTTCCCCAATGGCAAGATAACATTGAACGAGAGATTAACTTAAAATTACTCCAAGCCAAGTCTTCAGCCGCCCAAGAGTTAGGGGGAGTTGTCCTGCTGCGTCATGCCTCCGATTGGGTGCTAGAGTTTGAGGTGGCTGAACTTGTCAAACTGGCTAGCCATCAAATTTTAGCCGTTCGAGAAGCGGCTAGACAGATGTTTGTCAGCAATCGGGATAAGATTCGCAACTCCACTGAAGCTAAACTTGCTGCCGTTCGCATCCTAGAGTCAAAATGGCAAGATAGCCGCGAATTTGCCCATCAATTTTTCAATACCCAATTCATCCCTGAAGATTGGACGCCGGATGTCATGATTCTAGTTTGCGATAGCATCCGCGATGATGTGCGCCAGTTTGGACGAGACTTAGTAACGCGCTACTTTGAACAAGATTATGGCACCGAATACTTACTCAAATTCAGCGAACATCCTTCAGCGGATATGCAACTCTTCGCGAGTCATTATCTCGAAAATTACGCCGCAAATAACCTAGAACGATTGCGTCAGTTGATGCCCTATTTTATCACCGTTCTTTGTCAAGTCAATCGGGGACGAGTTGCCAAAGATCGCATCTTCAAATTCTTGAAAAAAGAATCCCAAAAAACTGAAGCCGCCGCCCAAATTGTCGCTGAAATCCTCACTCGCCAATCTCTAACAATGGCTATCGGCGATAAAGCCACCGCTATTCAAATCTTACTCAAAATTCATCAACAATATCCACAGATTCCTGTCCCTCTGCAAATTCAGCCCGTTCCCACTCAAGTTTAAGATGAGGTCAAGGTATGGAATTTAGTTATGCTTATAAGGGTAGTACAAGCGTGCGCGATCGCGCTTCTGAAACTCAACTTTCCTTTTCCCCCGATACCAAACGCCCGCCTACCTATTTTATCGGCGAATTAAATAAAAATGTCGCCTTCCGGGAAGCCATCAGCGCCCTACACGATGTCGTCGTTTCCGATATGCGCTTTAAGCCCAAAGATAAAACCCAGTATAAAGAATGGCGGGCAAAACAAGAGGAAAATTTAGATTGGGTAGAGATTACCAATCAACGCCAAGAAGTCAAGCAGAAAATCAAAGAACTGCAAGCCGAACTCTACCAACTCTATCAAAATAGTTGGGAACGCCGCAAACCCTATTGGGACGCTAGAAGCCGCTTTCAAAATTACGTTTTTCAACAACAACTTGACTTTTACTTCGTTTTCGATCCAGTTATTACCGTTCACCCCGATGAAATCTTCTTTGAATGTTTCAGCCAGGATGAATCTACCTACGGACGCTTAGGCGCAAGCTACGAGGTTTTTAAAAATATCAACGAATTCGCCTGCGGTACCACCAATATCGATTACTCCGCCGCCTTATACGACGAATTCCAGAAAATTCGCAGCTACAAAACCACCCAATTTCAAGTTGACCCTTCCGGCTTTGAAGTCCAAACCACCCACGAAGAAACCTTCAAAGAAGTTAAAATCGACTTACCCGAAAGTTGGGTCAGAGGCTTTTTGCAAGTCAGTTCGGCGATGTCCCTTCCCGCCATTCGCTTCGACTTGCATCCAATGGATATTTATAATTTATGCCTGATTCTGCGCCGCCACAAAGAAAAGAAAGGACCTCGCAGCCTCCGCTACCACCTCACCCCCGGACAACCGATTAAAATCGTCTTTGAACCGTGGGATATTGAACTAACCTGTCCCCGTTCCCCCTACCTGGGTTCCGACGAACAAATGATTCGCGTTTGGGGACGCCGACGCCTGCATATTTTAGAACGTCTGATTCCCATTACCCAAAAATTCACCGTCCATCTGTTAGGTACGGGAATGCCTTCATTTTACGTTGCCGATTTAGGCGATATGTCCTTTACTTTAGGGCTTTCTGGCTGGACGGCCAACGACTGGGCCCAAGCTGGGAACTT
This Desertifilum tharense IPPAS B-1220 DNA region includes the following protein-coding sequences:
- a CDS encoding SWIM zinc finger family protein; this encodes MEFSYAYKGSTSVRDRASETQLSFSPDTKRPPTYFIGELNKNVAFREAISALHDVVVSDMRFKPKDKTQYKEWRAKQEENLDWVEITNQRQEVKQKIKELQAELYQLYQNSWERRKPYWDARSRFQNYVFQQQLDFYFVFDPVITVHPDEIFFECFSQDESTYGRLGASYEVFKNINEFACGTTNIDYSAALYDEFQKIRSYKTTQFQVDPSGFEVQTTHEETFKEVKIDLPESWVRGFLQVSSAMSLPAIRFDLHPMDIYNLCLILRRHKEKKGPRSLRYHLTPGQPIKIVFEPWDIELTCPRSPYLGSDEQMIRVWGRRRLHILERLIPITQKFTVHLLGTGMPSFYVADLGDMSFTLGLSGWTANDWAQAGNFDLMAPRADVDSYTQQRVFEALRETWRETADSLADRLNLSRTAVLGALGAYTQAGRAIYDLNKQVYRLRELSREPLPMERLRFANEREEKATRFLSQNAITVTSATSDTAGNIALQGTVKENSREYNPTLTCDRDERMIQAECTCNWHQQNKLYKGPCEHILALRMQHARQCR
- a CDS encoding WGR domain-containing protein, yielding MQLLKRTTLHCQEGSSDKVYEVDLCQTEGGYLVNFRYGRRGTTLKEGVKTTTPVPLAQAEKVFDKLVSEKTKKGYHDVSEPISAPETTPKVTFTSREQAILERLAGRGNPKWPLSRVIWRAGELHMSEATPQLLELLGKHDALTDYCIAWALGYCGGEGALEALIQLYQNSATPEFVARIAFEAILKLSDPQTQADLQSEMIEFLPPELRSLAQNGSIEALTAELNRYLESADYQHFAVLDRFYQIDNAYTRPVLLNLLKTVSFRPNFFQRIRHIFKMAEYRRDAEVFAILVRRFESEPRYYVNNRWGVNVPGVGYLSNQEYRYNPETRRGEYITTHALTNEIRSPNSHLAYSNRTCEYFKRRMWRSLKQLGEANNPDYIAIAVSLLLQYCDRDAQPVKSTVLYRWNYQTGAATQQKIEWGAFAGYLTFNHILHENSPDFYLAPGTTAWRTRLSASERVSEVREEAFPQLWDNHPEALLQLLQASECLPVHQFAAKALREQGQFCQTLSLATLVQLVGKPYEVTAKLAYDLIVQNGYHQSADFELILAVLRCVSPVARAGAYSWIEANRERYLESSQFIADLVLSEYTDTRAFARRLLSSSVISDATAKVLIGRIIAGLISLTPAQAELAKEVGETLVVCFAPQLRQIGLGVVIDLLRHPLPEVQETGARILLNHATPAVELPPNLIESLIESPYEAVRVIGVRILGQLPDDRLMRDRTLLVAMAVSSVPDLRAGIQSTIRRLGDRYPDFSTQIATDLIEVLLSPEKHEGVHNDVVQLLKSLPQWQDNIEREINLKLLQAKSSAAQELGGVVLLRHASDWVLEFEVAELVKLASHQILAVREAARQMFVSNRDKIRNSTEAKLAAVRILESKWQDSREFAHQFFNTQFIPEDWTPDVMILVCDSIRDDVRQFGRDLVTRYFEQDYGTEYLLKFSEHPSADMQLFASHYLENYAANNLERLRQLMPYFITVLCQVNRGRVAKDRIFKFLKKESQKTEAAAQIVAEILTRQSLTMAIGDKATAIQILLKIHQQYPQIPVPLQIQPVPTQV